A stretch of DNA from Methanoplanus endosymbiosus:
ATGTAAATTACAAGGTGATTGAGCAGTTTTCAGATGAACCTCTCAATGTAGTACTCTGGAACCAGGGTAACCAGCTTGTTACTGCGGATGTCAACATCTGGTATGCAGTCTGAGTCTGTCCATAGTAAACGGATATTTTGGATCTGTTATCCATAACATTTATCCGGAATTTATTATGTAATGTTATGCCATGCTGTTAATGGTCAATTAGTCCCTTTTTTTCGTCTCCGGAATTTTTCTCATTATCATATGGTTCATGGATCTGAGGAGATTTTATCCCCCTTCTCTTCATCTCTGCCCATGCACGTCCGGTTACGTCAGACCTAAATTCAAATTCATATCTCAGATCATTTACATATGCTTTTGCCCGTATTCTCGAATAATACGGGTAATTCTTAACGAGGACATTATAACGCCTCTCTTTTGTGATATATACATACCCGGAGGATATGACAGCCTCTCTCATAATCTCCACTGCCTCTCTGATGTCTGAATCCGGGCTTATGTAGATGTCAGTTACAACCATCATCTCCATTGCACCCGCATTTCCGGATGAGACACTTCTGTCAAAGATAAAAAAATTCGGTAGTGACACCTCAGAGTCGTCAGGAGTTACGATTCTTGTTGCACGAAGGCCGATGTCTTTTACCTCCCCGTAACTGTCCCCTACGGTAATTTTATCCCCTATTTTAAACGGGCGTTCAAATATTATCACAATCCCGCCGAGAATATCAGCAAAGACATCTTTCAGCCCGAATCCTATTGCCGCACCAAACAGCCCTGAAAAAGCAAGCAGGACCGAGAGTGAAGGGCCGACTATCTGTAAGAATATAAGGTAAATTGCAATGGCATATACAAAAATCTTTGAGAGTGGTATCATCATTGCTATTGCAATTCTGTACTGGCCTGCCTTTTCTGATAGTCCTTTAAGGAGAATCCCCGATATTTTTACGACAATCCATGCAAGAATCAGTATATACAGAATATCTATTATGGTATTGAGGAGATCAAAGCTTTCAAGTGAAATATTTTCAATTCCGGATGTT
This window harbors:
- a CDS encoding mechanosensitive ion channel family protein — its product is MADSITSGIENISLESFDLLNTIIDILYILILAWIVVKISGILLKGLSEKAGQYRIAIAMMIPLSKIFVYAIAIYLIFLQIVGPSLSVLLAFSGLFGAAIGFGLKDVFADILGGIVIIFERPFKIGDKITVGDSYGEVKDIGLRATRIVTPDDSEVSLPNFFIFDRSVSSGNAGAMEMMVVTDIYISPDSDIREAVEIMREAVISSGYVYITKERRYNVLVKNYPYYSRIRAKAYVNDLRYEFEFRSDVTGRAWAEMKRRGIKSPQIHEPYDNEKNSGDEKKGLIDH